In Populus alba chromosome 1, ASM523922v2, whole genome shotgun sequence, a single window of DNA contains:
- the LOC118032743 gene encoding kinesin-like protein KIN-14T, with product MDSGKSIRNLAVSLHSLLGLEAHLTSNWVKSVSETIKTLPSEKSVDMQPTKSDTDDDGDSISKIQDELTVLNNHINQLNIKRRQILNEFLDLKGNIRVFCRIRPIAFGENLGHLRPVVASNSNEVVLKLMENKSKSYNFDKVFHPGSSQDEVFTEVEPIIKSVIDGYNACIFAYGQTGTGKTFTMEGSADTTGIVPRAIEALFKQAVDCNHAFLISFSMLEIYMGHLKDLLVPKPTKATDPMPPCLSIQTDPKGGIEIDNLVAIKVNDFNQALRLYRLGCRFRTTASTNSNLTSSRSHCMIRVAITCFDAAERRRETNKLWLVDLGGSERVLKTKAWGKRLDEGKAINLSLSALGDVISALQRKRHHIPYRNSKLTQVLKDSLGDDSKTIMLVHVSPREEDLCETICSLNFATRVKSVHLGNDQDTIEAKEQKEVAMADLQQEMKHIEDERMLVRSDIENLNKKLENLTGTNPSSKEQLQAFHSLINEQLTKSRIVDNTVTPLSKVPRFMRPTICSKRKSGRGHQTSEGRDDTVLTRRRRPISHRAESVSFPVKDHSEYNSDRSISRSSCLAELNMKISADNATECSQDASETDFKSNGLQEQERAPGNSISQKVGISHIQKNSSRQMNKINHIKFSKVDNWLHLQKSESTLSSCSQRTKRVLAVPIPERKHKTDVQSKADEKVQDYVYTKQEVVNHDKLNNLATTGAVGKPISEVVIEKPLKMLRDLFNEDSRSDVTTPLQTTGGETTIQIQHSMDGSLTGDSENDTSFPPDECSPRLEECEDGNGVNAMSTTQAPEGKIQSSDCFLLKNSGCSECYPSELYTTSVCSKRDSGVSFSMLELKSCCQQAPTESNMEDSETQGFYSFQPLEKETRHGLLQLKSQRALFTSSENHEDLAVPFGKPEGKVQNTGICHVVMQKIEILCSSALLGLGLYNLGFDHDFFYGLML from the exons ATGGATTCGGGAAAATCTATTAGAAATCTTGCTGTATCCCTTCATTCTCTACTTGGGCTAGAGGCACATCTGACTTCCAACTGGGTTAAATCAGTTTCTGAAACAATAAAAACCCTTCCATCTGAAAAATCAGTTGACATGCAGCCAACCAAGTCTGATACCGATGATGATGGTgattcaatttcaaaaatacaag ATGAACTGACTGTCTTGAATAACCACATAAACCAACTGAACATAAAGAGGAGGCAGATCCTAAATGAGTTCTTGGACTTGAAAG GGAACATCCGTGTATTTTGTCGAATAAGACCTATCGCATTTGGGGAGAATTTAGGCCATTTAAGACCTGTTGTAGCATCGAATTCAAATGAAGTTGTTCTAAAGCTTATGGAGAATAAGAGCAAGAGTTACAATtttgacaaggttttccatccAGGTTCCTCCCAAG ATGAAGTGTTTACAGAAGTTGAACCCATCATCAAATCAGTCATTGATGGTTACAATGCCTGCATTTTTGCATATGGGCAAACCGGCACAGGAAAAACTTTCACAATG gaaGGTAGTGCAGATACTACAGGCATAGTGCCACGGGCTATTGAGGCTCTGTTTAAGCAAGCAGTGGATTGTAACCATGCATTTCTCATCAGTTTCAGTATGCTTGAGATTTACATGGGGCATCTAAAGGACTTGCTTGTCCCCAAACCAACAAAAGCTACAGACCCGATGCCACCTTG CCTTTCAATTCAAACAGATCCAAAGGGAGGAAttgaaattgacaaccttgtGGCCATTAAAGTGAACGACTTCAACCAAGCTCTGAGGCTGTACAGATTGGGTTGCCGATTCAGAACAACTGCCTCCACAAATTCCAACCTGACATCCAGCAGATCTCACTG CATGATACGGGTAGCAATAACTTGCTTCGATGCTGCTGAAAGGCGACgggaaacaaataaattatggtTAGTTGACCTCGGGGGAAGCGAGCGTGTATTGAAGACTAAGGCATGGGGCAAAAGACTCGATGAAGGGAAAGCCATTAATCTGTCACTCTCTGCTCTTGGGGATGTGATTAGTGCCCTCCAAAGGAAAAGGCACCATATACCTTACAG GAATAGCAAGCTGACACAAGTTCTTAAAGATTCTTTAG GTGatgattcaaaaacaattatgcTGGTCCATGTCAGTCCCAGAGAAGAAGATTTGTGTGAGACCATATGTTCTTTAAATTTTGCAACAAGGGTGAAAAGCGTTCATCTAGGAAATGATCAGGATACAATT GAAGCGAAAGAGCAAAAGGAAGTTGCAATGGCAGATCTGCAGCAAGAGATGAAACATATTGAAGATGAACGGATGCTTGTTAGAAGTGACATTGAGAACTTAAACAAGAAATTAGAAAATCTAACAGGGACAAATCCATCGTCTAAGGAGCAACTGCAGGCATTCCATTCTTTAATCAACGAACAGCTTACAAAGAGCAGGATAGTAGATAATACAGTGACTCCCTTATCAAAGGTACCAAGATTTATGAGGCCAACCATTTGCAGCAAAAGAAAATCTGGGAGGGGGCATCAAACTTCTGAAGGAAGAGATGACACAGTCCTGACAAGAAGGAGAAGACCAATATCTCACCGCGCAGAGTCAGTGAGTTTCCCTGTAAAGGATCATTCAGAATACAATTCAGACCGCAGCATTTCCAGATCTAGCTGTTTGGCTGAGTTGAACATGAAAATTAGTGCTGATAATGCAACAGAATGCAGCCAAGACGCATCCGAAACTGATTTTAAATCCAATGGTCTCCAAGAACAAGAAAGAGCACCAGGAAATTCGATTAGTCAAAAGGTTGGCATCAGTCACATCCAGAAAAATAGCAGTAGACAGATGAACAAAATTAACCATATCAAATTTTCGAAGGTTGATAATTGGCTGCATCTACAGAAGAGTGAATCCACTCTAAGTAGTTGCAGTCAAAGGACAAAACGGGTTTTGGCTGTTCCAATTCCAGAGAGGAAACATAAGACTGATGTACAGAGCAAAGCAGACGAGAAAGTGCAAGACTATGTGTATACAAAGCAAGAAGTTGTCAaccatgataaattaaataatcttgCAACTACAGGGGCAGTTGGAAAGCCCATATCAGAAGTGGTCATTGAAAAACCACTGAAGATGTTAAGAGATTTATTTAATGAGGACTCAAGATCCGATGTTACTACTCCATTACAGACAACTGGAGGGGAAACAACGATACAAATACAGCATTCCATGGATGGCTCATTAACAGGGGATAGTGAAAATGACACCTCTTTTCCACCAGATGAGTGTTCTCCTAGACTTGAAGAATGTGAGGATGGCAACGGGGTCAATGCTATGTCAACTACACAGGCACCAGAAGGAAAAATACAAAGTTCAGATTGTTTCCTGCTAAAAAACAGTGGGTGCAGTGAATGTTATCCATCTGAGTTATATACTACTTCTGTTTGTTCAAAAAGAGATTCCGGTGTCTCCTTTTCCATGTTAGAACTGAAATCATGCTGTCAGCAAGCACCCACTGAATCAAATATGGAAGACAGTGAAACTCAAGGTTTTTACTCCTTTCAACCCTTGGAAAAAGAGACAAGACATGGCCTTCTTCAGTTGAAATCTCAAAGAGCTTTATTTACGAGCAGCGAAAATCATGAGGACTTAGCTGTGCCATTTGGTAAACCAGAAGGAAAAGTTCAGAACACAG GAATATGCCATGTTGTTATGCAGAAAATCGAGATTTTATGCTCAAGTGCTCTTCTAGGATTAGGACTTTATAACCTGGGATTTGACCATGATTTCTTCTATGGTTTAATGCTTTGA
- the LOC118032738 gene encoding uncharacterized protein has product MKDLCFLLLKNYLGAKMKKGIRNFCNGDASTSTLDQHNKANYTADDHPCFVTSPYTHMNHADTAQQGSPTLEQMILQLELEEEFARKAKLNNYVDVGLRAGRMSCVNNSDILRSARNALSQYPRFSLDGKDAMYRSSFRNLDSVSKAAAGRKSVCCDRGLRERMNRNNLGAKFERKLSLPPTLAGERVVWCKPGVVAKLMGLEAMPVPINSREDKETLASIIKRQHLRRRAERHEIERRLAGDVSAFDGMIKRGRSSMPSCSKPGYCVTKPVAVEPANDGGGWPTRRNR; this is encoded by the coding sequence ATGAAAGATCTGTGCTTCCTCCTCCTTAAGAACTATCTAGGAGCCAAGATGAAGAAAGGGATTCGGAATTTTTGTAACGGTGATGCCTCAACTTCTACACTCGATCAACACAACAAGGCCAATTATACCGCCGATGACCACCCTTGCTTTGTCACCTCTCCTTACACCCACATGAATCATGCAGATACAGCGCAACAAGGCTCACCAACACTGGAGCAGATGATACTGCAGTTAGAGTTAGAAGAGGAGTTTGCAAGAAAAGCTAAGCTCAACAACTATGTTGATGTCGGTTTGCGGGCTGGTAGAATGTCATGTGTTAACAATTCTGATATCTTGCGATCTGCGAGGAACGCATTGAGTCAATATCCTCGCTTCTCTCTCGATGGAAAGGATGCCATGTATCGGTCTTCTTTCCGGAACTTGGATTCTGTTAGTAAGGCAGCAGCTGGCAGGAAATCAGTCTGCTGTGATCGTGGACTGAGAGAACGAATGAATAGAAACAATCTTGGTGCTAAGTTTGAGAGGAAGTTGAGTTTGCCACCAACTTTGGCTGGGGAAAGGGTGGTATGGTGCAAACCAGGAGTGGTAGCAAAGTTGATGGGTCTCGAGGCAATGCCAGTGCCAATCAACAGCAGAGAAGATAAAGAGACGTTAGCTTCCATCATAAAGAGGCAACATCTTAGGAGAAGAGCTGAAAGACATGAAATAGAAAGAAGGCTGGCCGGAGATGTGAGCGCTTTCGATGGAATGATCAAGAGAGGGAGATCATCTATGCCTTCCTGTTCAAAGCCTGGATATTGTGTGACGAAACCGGTTGCGGTAGAGCCTGCTAACGACGGAGGAGGTTGGCCAACACGGCGAAATCGTTag
- the LOC118032745 gene encoding transcription factor Pur-alpha 1 codes for MEGNSGGGSGSGAAAAGGGGGNDVELMCKTLQVEHKLFYFDLKENPRGRYLKISEKTSATRSTIIVPFSGISWFLDLFNHYVDNSADDQDLFSKELQLDTKVFYFDIGENRRGRFLKVSEASVSRNRSTIIIPAGSSRDEGWAAFRNILAEINEASRLFMLPNQQSSETSEQLAGLSDDVGAGFISGHSSQSPAPTSELNVDRSVELPPQDEIGNLGVSKVIRVDQKRFFFDLGSNNRGHFLRISEVAGNDRSSIILPLSGLKQFHEIVGHFVEITKDRIEGMTGANVRTIDPPRR; via the exons ATGGAGGGGAATTCTGGTGGAGGTAGTGGCAGTGGAGCAGCAGCAGCGGGTGGAGGAGGAGGGAATGATGTTGAGCTCATGTGTAAGACTCTACAAGTGGAACACAAGCTTTTCTATTTTGATCTAAAAGAGAATCCTCGGGGTCGTTACCTGAAGATATCGGAGAAGACTTCAGCCACCAGGTCCACCATCATCGTCCCCTTCTCTGGGATTTCTTGGTTCTTGGATCTCTTCAATCACTACGTTGATAATTCTGCTGATGATCAGGACCTCTTTAGCAAGGAATTGCAGCTCGACACCAAG GTTTTCTACTTTGACATTGGTGAAAACAGAAGGGGCCGCTTCTTGAAG GTGTCTGAAGCTTCTGTCAGTAGAAACCGAAGTACTATTATTATTCCTGCTGGAAGTTCGCGGGATGAAGGGTGGGCAGCGTTTAGGAACATTCTGGCTGAGATAAATGAAGCATCAAGACTTTTTATGCTGCCCAATCAG CAAAGTTCTGAAACTTCAGAGCAACTTGCTGGACTTTCTGATGACGTAGGGGCTGGCTTCATATCTGGGCACAGTAGCCAATCACCCGCGCCTACTTCTGAACTGAATGTAGACAGATCGGTTGAACTGCCCCCACAGGATGAAATTGGTAATCTGGGGGTATCAAAGGTAATCAGAGTTGATCAGAAAAGATTCTTCTTTGATCTGGGTAGCAACAACAGAGGTCATTTTCTGAGGATTTCTGAG GTTGCAGGTAATGATAGGTCCTCCATAATTCTGCCACTTTCTGGGCTGAAGCAGTTTCATGAGATTGTGGGTCATTTTGTGGAGATAACCAAAGATCGAATTGAAGGAATGACAGGAGCTAATGTTCGGACTATAGACCCCCCTCGAAGATGA
- the LOC118032737 gene encoding uncharacterized protein: protein MGAVVAIWWLTVVAAASCLSFLHASSPSSTTVPAFLWSPHHPHHQMSEVVNYQTISSKDLARSVLSEGGWSNLLCSEKKVQQSVDLALVFIGRGLLSTDVSANKNTDPALVNLLKVSYTESNFSMAFPYVAASEEAMENSLVSGFAEACGQDLGISNVAFSESCSVEGENFQKLANLHAINDYLASRMEKRPSGHTDLVVFCYGGSNSMKGLDQPQSESEIFSELISSVEMLGGKYSVLYVSDPFRSIHLPYHRERFLAESAAGNASLNSTHCDEVCQIKSSLLEGVLVGIVLLIILISGLCCMMGIDTPTRFEAPQDS from the exons ATGGGAGCTGTTGTTGCGATATGGTGGTTAACGGTGGTTGCTGCTGCATCTTGTCTTTCTTTCCTGCACGCCTCCTCTCCATCATCAACTACTGTCCCAGCTTTCCTCTGGTCTCCTCACCATCCTCATCATCA AATGAGTGAAGTAGTGAATTATCAGACCATTTCTTCAAAAGATCTTGCCAGGTCAGTTCTGTCTGAAGGAGGCTGGTCAAACTTACTG tGCTCAGAAAAGAAAGTTCAGCAGTCTGTGGATCTGGCGCTTGTATTTATTGGCAGGGGG CTGCTTTCCACTGATGTTTCTGCAAACAAAAACACAGATCCAGCTCTTGTGAACTTGCTCAAG GTTTCTTATACCGAGTCCAATTTTTCCATGGCATTTCCTTATGTTGCTGCTTCAGAGGAGGCAATGGAGAATTCATTGGTTTCTGGGTTTGCAGAAGCTTGTGGGCAGGATTTAGGAATCAGTAATGTTGCTTTTTCAGAGTCATGTTCTGTAGAGGGTGAAAACTTTCAAAAGCTTGCAAACCTGCACGCCATCAAt GACTATCTGGCTTCAAGGATGGAGAAGAGGCCTAGTGGCCATACTGACCTGGTTGTATTCTGTTATGGAGGCTCCAATTCAATGAAAGGACTTGACCAACCACAAAGTGAAA GTGAAATTTTCTCTGAGCTCATCAGCTCTGTGGAGATGTTGGGGGGGAAATATTCCGTTCTCTATGTTTCAGATCCCTTCCGATCAATCCACCTTCCTTATCATCGAGAAAGGTTTCTCGCTGAAAGTGCTGCAGGAAATGCATCACTGAATTCGACACACTGCGATGAAGTTTGCCAGATCAAATCATCACTTCTGGAAGGAGTTTTAGTT GGGATTGTTTTGCTTATCATTTTGATATCAGGCCTTTGTTGTATGATGGGCATTGACACTCCAACAAGATTTGAGGCTCCCCAAGACTCTTAA